The Lathyrus oleraceus cultivar Zhongwan6 chromosome 5, CAAS_Psat_ZW6_1.0, whole genome shotgun sequence genome includes the window gctaaaagaaataaagaaaatgcAATATGTGGGTAttgaacccactccactaaagactTAGAATCTACACTCTCTCCACTAGACTGCTTATAATTAGTTATCATTTAAATAACAACATAAATATATAAACCATACTAGATtggaaaaaatgaaaaaagaaacTAAAATAATAAATAGTAAAGGTCTGTTGGATTACCAAAGaaaacccagccgcctggctgttgggtttccaAAGGGGAATAAGTTGGAAATGGTAAAAAAAGGAATCATCGTTAATCACCAATATTAATATCTACTGGAAACAACCAAAAGTCACTTAAATGGAATTAAATGGTTTTTAAACATACttaaagtaaataataaaaaaagaaaatgaaacGGAATAGCGTTCAACTGGGACAGATCTCTTCCTCTCTCAGTCTCTCAATTCCGTTCCCAATCTCACTGAACCCTCATTTGCTCACCGCTCACGATTTCTCAATCCCGTTCCTAACCTCACAATGCTCTAAATCTCTCCACCATTCGCTCGTTCTCAACCTTGCTCAATCACTCTGTCCCCAATCGCTCTCGCGTACCACACAATCTCTCTCACTCTAAAATGCAAGGGTCCAAGGTTTTAAGAGAAATAAAACGAAAGAGGCTCACCTTCGGCGAAAACGACGGAGACGATGAAGCTCAAAACACACTCCTCCGCTTCTTCAATCCAGGTATGATTTTGGGATTTAGGGTTTTTTTTGAGATTCTTTTCCGCCTCAATTTTCGTTTTCGAATTCTAGCCCCCCCTCTCTCCTCACTAATCCCTTCACTATTTATCCTCCACGAATTAGGGTTTTCAGGATGGCATATGGAGCTCAAAAGAGTATCCTGCAAAACCCCTTTCTGGGTGGTCAGGGTTCGGTCGCCCTAATCGATGCTTGGGTTGGAACAGGTAAACTTGGTTTTGCTTTCTTCTACGTTTTTGTCCTTATGCTCAATTGggattttctggatttttaacTGTTTTGCTATTAATCTTATTCTTTTTACTGCAGTGACTTAAATGGAGCATTGATTTTTAACTGCCTTTGACCATGTGAAGGAATTTGTAGACATCCATCCCTTCAATCTCGTTAGCTTTTGTCTCTTGTAACAAGCTTGTGCCGCTCAAAGAAATCTCCTGCTCTTTTGTGTATGTGTTGTCTGTGATGAAGCAGAAGTCTTCAACTTGTTAGTCAGAAGTGGCAACATCTTAATGCTGTCTTGAATTGCATCGTCAGCACAGGAAACCATGACATTCATAGCTCCGGTTTTCTGCTGGAGCTTAGCTCCCTCGTACTTATCTTGACAAACCATCAAAGATCTATTCAACTTCTCCTGAAACTTTGCCATTTCATTATCAAACGTTTGTTGCACATTAGTAATAGGAATACTGCAATTTCCAACACAATGGCTTATCTCCTCCTGCCTTCTGCTTCTATCAAAGCACTCATATGCACATTTAAAATAGGCTTTCTGAAGAGTGTAGTTGACATGGTCTTGAACAGGGGCAAGCTGAGTTTGAGCAGTTACATTCACTTCCTCaagtttttgcctaagtctctGAGAAGCTAATTGTTCTTCAGCTGCTGCGAAATGATCCATCTGATATACCACTTATCATTCTGTAATAATGGACACCGTATTGTGCATCCGTTCAAAGAAACTGGTGCAGAATTGCAGGATATTGATGTAATGCAGATGATCAATAAACCAACTGCGACTACCCTTGCATATGGCCAGTGTAAGTATAACATTTGATCATGACCATGGTGTGTTCACGGCTTATGATTTTCTAATTTCATTTGTAACTTCTGGTTTTTTCACTTGTCTACTATAGCCATCTTCTATTTTTCCTTTCCGATATGCACCAAATATTTGATGATGATGACGCATTGGTGTTTGCCTGGTTTCGACCAGAATTGACTGCTAATCTTGGATTAATGAACTGTTGTGATGCTGAAATTTTGCAGGAACAAAGGCTGCATCAATAAAACAGTGGCTTTCCACTTGATTTCGAGACCGAAGAAAGGAGTCCCGGCGAAGCAAATCCCTGTAACATAACTGCATCCTCAACAGAGTGAGAGAATTTTGATTTTAACTTGCGAGCAGACAACTGGTGGAACAAGTGATTTTTGGTGAACCAGTCATCATCAGTTAAGATAAGCCCAATGATTGGTGACGATCTTGTTCTTCATAGAAACTTGCATCACTCTCGAGTGAAGAACGGCTGAAAGTGAGAACTCAGATACGAAAGAAGAAGCGTGTCTTAATCGACATTTTGATTTCCTGTTATCAACATCCATCTCCACTGCCTGCTTCTTCCTTCCTATCTTGATCTGATTATCCAAATGACAACGTGCAATGGCCTCCGGCAGCCTGATTAAAGCCTCCAACTGCCTAACTGTCATACGATATGCAACCCTACTGCCAGGATTTGTATCAGCCCTACGAAGAGCAACATACGAGTCTACCCGTGGTTTTCTTGCATCTGGCGTTAGCTTTGGTTTAAGAGTCTTTGCATAGGCTATATAACGCCTCAGTTCTGCTGTAGTGAATGTTGGAGCAAGAGCATGTTCACGCTTTTGATGAATGGTTTTAGGATTTCTTTATTGAAACTTTGTAAATCCATGTTTGTAATGAGTATGATTACGAATTGTAATTG containing:
- the LOC127078911 gene encoding uncharacterized protein LOC127078911; protein product: MDHFAAAEEQLASQRLRQKLEEVNVTAQTQLAPVQDHVNYTLQKAYFKCAYECFDRSRRQEEISHCVGNCSIPITNVQQTFDNEMAKFQEKLNRSLMVCQDKYEGAKLQQKTGAMNVMVSCADDAIQDSIKMLPLLTNKLKTSASSQTTHTQKSRRFL